The Acidimicrobiales bacterium genomic sequence CGAACTCGCCCTCCGCGCGCCCCATGAACCACACTGTTGGCGTGACCGTTTCGATTCCCCCGAGCACCCCCGTCATCGTTGGCGTTGGCCAGATCTCGTTCCGCCCAGACGACCTCTCCCAGGCGGTCGAACCGCTCGAGCTGATGGCCCGCGCGTGCGAAGCGGCCGCGGCCGACGCCGGCTCGTCCAAGTTGCTGTCTTCGGCAGCCAGCATCGCCGTGGTTCAGGGCGCCTGGAAATACACAGACCCGGCCCGTCTCCTGGCCGAGCGATGGGGTGCCACCGCCCACACCATCAGATCCACCGACGGAGGCAACACTCCCCAGTCGCTGGTCAACAAGCTGGCGATGCGCATCGCCGAAGGTGCCACCGACATTTCAGTCATCGTGGGCGCCGAAACCATCTGGAGCCGCAGACGAGCCCGCCGCCAAGGCATCCGCATCCCCACAACAGACCAGGCACCGGTCGAGCCAGACGAGATCTCGGGCTCACCGCTGGACATGACAGACGAGTTCGAGACGGCACGGGGCATCGAAGCACCCATCAACTTCTACCCGTTGTTCGAGTCTGCAATCCGCTACGCGAACGGCGAATCGATCAGCGACCACCGCGACCGCCTGTCCCAGCTGTGGCAAGGGTTCAACGAGGTCGCCGTGCAGAACCCCTACGCGTGGTTCCGCACGCCTATGACCGCCGAAGAGATCCGCAACCCGTCGCCGTCCAACCGCATGGTGGGCTTTCCGTATACGAAGGCCATGAACTCCAACTGGGACCTCGACCAGGCCGCAGCCCTCATCTTGTGCCCCGTCGAAACGGCCCAGCAACTGGGCATCAGCCGCGACAAGTGGGTCTTCCCGCTGGCGGGCACCGACGGCGCCGACACCCAGAAGGTCACCAATCGCGGCGCCCTTCACGAGTCGCCCGCCATCCGGGTCGCCGGGCGCCGTTGCCTCGAGCTTGCCGGCGTCGGGCCAGACGACATCGACCATGTCGACCTGTATTCGTGCTTCCCCTCGGCCGTCCAGATCGGCGCTCGCGAGGTCGGCTTCAGCCTCGATCGTCAGCTGACCCTCACCGGCGGGCTCACCTTCGCAGGCGGCCCGCTCAACAACTACGTCACCCACTCCATCGCCACCATGGTCCAGGTACTGCGCAACGACCCCGGCTCGAAGGGCTACGTGTCGGCCAACGGTGGCTTCGTCACCAAACACGCATTCGGCGTCTCCTCAACCGAACCACCGGCCAACGGCTACTGGACCGAGAACTGCCAAGCCGACATCGACGTCCACCCCACCAGCGTCGGCGCACCCGACCATGTCGGGCCTGTAGAGGTCGAGGCGTACACCGTCATGTATGGCGCCGACGGCCCCGAAAAGCTCCTGGCCGCCTGCCGGGTCCGACCAGGCGTGCGCACGTGGGCCTACTCGACCGATGCGCATCTGATGACCGCGGCCACCGAAACCGAACTCATCGGGCGGGCAGCCACCGTCGATGCCGACGGAGTGCTCACCGTCGACTGAGCCTCAGGCCGACACGCCCCGCAGCGAATCCATGTCCTGCTGCAAGAACCACTCATAGGTCGATTCGATGCCGCTGCGCAGGCCCACCTTGTGGCGCCAACCCAGCTGGTGGATCTTGGAAACATCAAGCAGCTTGCGAGGCGATCCATCTGGCTTCGACGTGTCCCAGACCAACTCCGCA encodes the following:
- a CDS encoding acetyl-CoA acetyltransferase; translated protein: MTVSIPPSTPVIVGVGQISFRPDDLSQAVEPLELMARACEAAAADAGSSKLLSSAASIAVVQGAWKYTDPARLLAERWGATAHTIRSTDGGNTPQSLVNKLAMRIAEGATDISVIVGAETIWSRRRARRQGIRIPTTDQAPVEPDEISGSPLDMTDEFETARGIEAPINFYPLFESAIRYANGESISDHRDRLSQLWQGFNEVAVQNPYAWFRTPMTAEEIRNPSPSNRMVGFPYTKAMNSNWDLDQAAALILCPVETAQQLGISRDKWVFPLAGTDGADTQKVTNRGALHESPAIRVAGRRCLELAGVGPDDIDHVDLYSCFPSAVQIGAREVGFSLDRQLTLTGGLTFAGGPLNNYVTHSIATMVQVLRNDPGSKGYVSANGGFVTKHAFGVSSTEPPANGYWTENCQADIDVHPTSVGAPDHVGPVEVEAYTVMYGADGPEKLLAACRVRPGVRTWAYSTDAHLMTAATETELIGRAATVDADGVLTVD